In Oligoflexia bacterium, the following are encoded in one genomic region:
- the kaiC gene encoding circadian clock protein KaiC, translating into MDEVTEGGFPKNRTTLISGGAGSGKTLLGIDFLIKGAADFNEPGIFMSFEKTKDDLYKDVASLNLDLSRLVSQKKILIEHVILDRKDIREADFNLEGILVRLEHAIDSIGAKRVVLDSIESPFAGITDAGILRIEIKRLFKWLKDKNVTAIVTGEPRDGSYTRHGLEEFVSDCIILLDNRVKEQIAIRRLRVIKYRGSNHGTNEYPFVIDKSGLSVIPITSAGLDQPGTSKKVPTGISSLDKMFKGKPGFTLGSTILVSGTAGTGKTSLAAAFALETCERGERCLFLSYEESSGQLIQNMSSIGIDLAPWVKKGLLKIVSVRPSFFGLEMHLLDLYKIVDSFKPKSVVVDPLTSLIGEGDEREIRSMITRMIDLLKSRSITTFFTSLVSSSAQNDTSGEIGVSSLIDTWIVVRELEEDAGKKRILGLFIVKSRGTGHESDVHKLILSDDGISLVPMDPVAGAHMSRGNEKIVTSGSVGI; encoded by the coding sequence TTGGATGAAGTTACAGAAGGCGGGTTTCCGAAAAATAGAACCACACTCATTTCTGGTGGTGCTGGTTCTGGGAAAACTCTTTTGGGGATTGATTTTTTAATCAAGGGTGCGGCTGATTTTAATGAACCAGGTATTTTCATGTCTTTTGAAAAGACAAAGGACGATCTCTATAAAGATGTGGCTTCATTAAATCTGGATTTATCTAGGCTTGTTTCACAAAAAAAAATTCTGATTGAACACGTAATACTTGATCGCAAAGACATCAGAGAGGCTGACTTTAATTTAGAGGGAATACTCGTTCGCTTAGAACATGCCATTGATTCCATTGGAGCTAAACGAGTTGTTTTAGATTCTATTGAATCGCCCTTCGCAGGCATTACAGACGCAGGTATTCTTCGAATTGAAATCAAAAGACTTTTTAAGTGGCTTAAAGATAAAAATGTTACGGCAATCGTGACCGGCGAACCAAGAGACGGTTCGTACACTCGCCACGGCCTTGAGGAGTTCGTTTCTGATTGTATCATTTTACTAGACAACAGAGTTAAAGAACAAATAGCTATCCGAAGACTTCGTGTTATTAAATATCGTGGTTCAAATCATGGAACAAACGAATATCCATTCGTCATTGATAAGTCAGGACTTTCTGTTATTCCGATCACGTCAGCAGGGCTTGATCAGCCAGGTACATCCAAGAAAGTTCCAACAGGAATTTCGTCGCTCGACAAAATGTTCAAGGGTAAACCAGGATTCACATTAGGCAGTACGATACTGGTTTCAGGCACTGCGGGCACAGGTAAAACAAGTCTTGCGGCAGCCTTCGCTTTAGAAACCTGCGAACGTGGCGAGAGGTGTCTTTTCTTATCTTATGAGGAATCTTCCGGGCAACTTATTCAAAATATGAGTTCAATTGGTATTGATTTGGCGCCTTGGGTAAAAAAAGGACTTTTAAAAATTGTCTCCGTAAGACCTTCCTTTTTTGGACTAGAAATGCATTTACTCGATTTATACAAAATCGTTGATAGTTTTAAACCAAAGTCTGTCGTTGTGGACCCTCTGACAAGTCTTATTGGAGAGGGCGACGAGCGCGAAATCAGGTCCATGATTACTCGCATGATTGATCTTCTAAAATCTAGATCAATCACCACTTTTTTCACAAGCCTCGTTTCCTCATCAGCACAAAATGATACGAGCGGTGAAATCGGAGTCTCATCTCTAATTGACACATGGATTGTTGTGCGAGAATTAGAAGAAGATGCAGGAAAAAAACGTATTCTCGGACTTTTCATTGTGAAGTCGCGTGGTACCGGTCACGAGAGTGATGTTCATAAATTAATTTTGAGCGATGATGGAATTAGCTTGGTACCAATGGATCCTGTGGCAGGCGCCCATATGAGCAGGGGTAATGAAAAGATTGTTACATCAGGTAGCGTCGGGATATGA
- a CDS encoding DDE-type integrase/transposase/recombinase codes for MSDGDKKLAIATFRFGLISEFVTGVRLIYGEKEKLIKEKISRRYDIPFSTGKTISRSSLEKWIVEYKKAGFRIEGLYPKYRSDRGESRALSSSLRLAIKELKKEQPDLKAPALIMCLKHKKLIAENEILNPSTLYRYLKSEELTKINEAAVDKRHFEALHPNEIWQSDVMHGPYVKIDGKAKKSYLIAIIDDHSRLIIHAQFYLSETRENFLDCLRQGILLIAADGIGGIWAYSHLTFYPL; via the coding sequence TTGAGCGACGGCGATAAAAAACTAGCAATTGCAACTTTTAGATTTGGTTTAATCTCAGAATTTGTGACTGGGGTCAGACTCATATATGGTGAAAAGGAAAAGCTGATTAAAGAAAAGATATCCAGACGCTATGACATTCCGTTTTCCACTGGGAAAACGATTTCTAGATCAAGTTTAGAGAAATGGATTGTTGAATATAAGAAAGCTGGTTTTCGAATCGAAGGGTTGTATCCAAAATATCGAAGTGATCGAGGTGAAAGTCGTGCACTTTCAAGTTCTCTACGGCTAGCCATCAAAGAGCTAAAAAAAGAACAACCAGATTTAAAGGCCCCGGCTTTAATTATGTGTTTAAAACATAAAAAATTAATTGCTGAAAACGAAATCCTAAATCCTTCGACTTTGTACAGATATTTGAAATCTGAAGAGCTCACCAAAATTAACGAAGCTGCTGTAGACAAGCGGCACTTCGAAGCTTTGCATCCTAATGAAATTTGGCAATCCGATGTTATGCACGGACCTTATGTGAAAATTGATGGGAAGGCGAAGAAAAGTTATTTAATCGCCATCATTGATGACCATTCCAGATTGATCATTCATGCACAGTTTTATTTGAGTGAAACCAGAGAAAATTTTCTAGATTGCCTTCGTCAAGGAATCTTACTTATTGCCGCTGACGGCATAGGTGGGATATGGGCTTATTCCCACTTGACTTTTTACCCACTTTGA
- a CDS encoding chemotaxis protein CheB, translating to MRELNYPCVVAIGASAGGLAAFEQLVENLPTDTGMAFVLLSHILRGSTSLLPEILSRSTTMPVVQVTHREQILGNQIYILPPDKFMEIQGDSLLLIPRPNKGRNTAIDHFLFSLAEDQAHGSIGIILSGEGSDGAEGLKVLKEKGGVTIAQTPTTAASDSMPISAIEIDHVDYVLSPKEIAHKLGSRKWCESNIAKNPLKILWLKKSGNCQIA from the coding sequence GTGAGAGAATTAAACTATCCATGTGTTGTTGCGATCGGTGCGTCGGCGGGTGGCTTAGCCGCCTTTGAACAGCTTGTTGAAAACTTACCGACTGATACAGGTATGGCGTTTGTGCTTCTCTCTCATATTCTGCGCGGGTCAACGAGCCTACTACCGGAGATTCTCTCTCGTTCGACAACAATGCCAGTTGTTCAAGTCACACATAGAGAGCAAATTCTCGGTAATCAGATCTATATTCTTCCGCCAGATAAATTTATGGAGATCCAAGGAGATTCACTTCTTCTTATTCCTCGTCCCAACAAAGGAAGAAATACTGCTATTGACCATTTTCTTTTTTCACTAGCAGAAGACCAAGCTCACGGGTCTATTGGAATTATTCTCTCCGGAGAAGGTTCTGATGGTGCGGAAGGGCTTAAAGTTTTAAAAGAAAAAGGTGGCGTGACTATAGCTCAAACACCTACAACTGCGGCTTCCGATTCAATGCCGATCTCCGCAATCGAAATCGACCATGTGGATTATGTTCTTTCACCCAAAGAAATAGCTCATAAGTTGGGTTCACGAAAATGGTGCGAATCAAATATCGCAAAAAATCCGTTGAAAATTCTTTGGCTTAAAAAATCAGGTAATTGCCAAATTGCATGA
- a CDS encoding chemotaxis protein CheB, protein MKTLRPNFIVGIGGSAGGVEAYQALLDAMPPNTDMAFVVIAHLMPSASSQLAQILSRHTKMPVKVALECMSIRKNHVYVIPPDADLFMENYKFKVVSPRMVRNNQIDLFLTSLAEAMGANLIGIILSGYDGDGSEGCKKIKEKKRNNLFSRHNCRSKRHASQCSSHRLR, encoded by the coding sequence ATGAAAACACTTCGGCCAAATTTCATAGTCGGTATTGGTGGCTCAGCTGGAGGGGTTGAAGCATATCAAGCGCTTTTAGATGCAATGCCGCCTAATACAGATATGGCATTTGTAGTGATCGCTCATCTCATGCCCAGCGCAAGTAGTCAGTTGGCGCAAATTCTTTCACGACACACGAAAATGCCTGTCAAGGTAGCTTTGGAGTGTATGTCGATCCGGAAAAATCATGTCTACGTAATTCCACCCGACGCCGATCTCTTCATGGAAAACTATAAGTTCAAGGTCGTCTCCCCACGTATGGTGAGAAACAATCAGATAGATCTATTTTTGACTTCTCTTGCAGAGGCGATGGGTGCAAATTTGATCGGCATTATCTTATCTGGGTATGATGGCGATGGCAGCGAGGGATGCAAAAAAATCAAAGAAAAAAAAAGGAATAACCTTTTCTCAAGACATAACTGCCGAAGTAAACGTCATGCCTCTCAGTGCTCAAGCCACAGGTTGCGTTGA